The following coding sequences lie in one Syngnathoides biaculeatus isolate LvHL_M chromosome 16, ASM1980259v1, whole genome shotgun sequence genomic window:
- the wnk4b gene encoding serine/threonine-protein kinase WNK4 isoform X2 yields MVQKRKSQLFPVSGNQNPNQLRKRHARSWSRPSTASMLSTKRKTSLAFQRRRDLMEYDGETAEDRAAPTALSGSLAEDPSYGGSGSDSGEETGAPAPSSGSEADEAATEAVASSPDGRFLKFDIEIGRGSFKNVYKGLDTETTVEVAWCELQTQRLTRAERQRFGEEVEMLKGLQHPNIVRFFDSWKSGPNGRKCTVLVTELMTSGTLKTYLRRFRPMKLKLLQRWSFQILKGLHFLHSRSPPILHRDLKCDNVFITGPSGSVKIGDLGLATLKKASFAKSVIGTPEFMAPEMYEEKYDEAVDVYAFGMCILEMATSEYPYSECENAAQIYRKVTSGIKPDSLSKVTVPELKDIIEGCIRTDSSERFTVQDLLDRRFFQAELGIHVEPAEDDDGSKSALMLWLRMDGPKRLHGKYKDNNAIEFLYELHNDVPEVVAQEMVVLGFVSEGDCKLVAAAIRDGVTAVKRRRLKRRQMAEEAAREIEQCHRRGGNSEASAAPRLRAPSPAASTSSADGSQTLAATATRLSEAPPPPVALHPGARLSKAPPFPVLRYPRSLAVLQHEPAQARHGVSSPADSCASDVTSGLSDGNDGQSDKSYREVTERHPDRKLRRKMRAQLRLTGVSDMADRVVECQLITHDGKMVTFKFDLDGDNPEDIASVMLHRDFILASERTGFVLRMYDIISRAESMMMQQKQTKMAAERLSRTPLNGPPSAPPAAQYPAYPPYAAPPQWPPLAPPHPPLVGVLSQWPPPDQPLFSLANVMSLAVSMAHSLLPTHGSYRPPVRTSLPPASPGLGHASVRAPSPVGTGAAHQDEVPFGPAQLKYPPSLPPHGSASPPSLLAPPLPHLQAPSTGPPATRDAVTPPTRTVGRFQVTNSEPQTARSPPPSQASQSESSESVSEEGSRSVSSCDDDAGGRPEERRKRSGRKLMGGAWEGTSGGQSRSRSYATSDDSEDDDDDACDELKEIRERHLLEVRRLQANQKREMDELCQRMGKGSPLGAVAPAAMLNRRLHRPDVPPPAGIMRRRSLERPSRVSFVPGHTYVPDTNLSVEEEETR; encoded by the exons ATGGTTCAAAAGAGAAAATCGCAGCTGTTTCCTGTCTCAGGGAACCAGAATCCGAATCAGCTACGTAAACGACACGCGAGAAGTTGGAGCCGGCCAAGTACGGCGTCCATGTTGAGCACAAAAAG gaaaacaagtttGGCATTCCAG CGGCGACGGGACCTCATGGAGTACGACGGCGAAACGGCCGAGGACCGAGCGGCGCCGACGGCTCTTTCCGGGAGCCTCGCGGAGGACCCTTCCTACGGGGGGAGCGGCTCGGACTCGGGCGAGGAGACGGGGGCCCCGGCGCCGTCCTCGGGGTCGGAAGCGGACGAGGCCGCCACCGAGGCCGTGGCGTCCTCGCCGGACGGGCGCTTCCTCAAGTTCGACATCGAGATCGGACGAGGATCCTTCAAGAACGTCTACAAGGGCCTCGACACCGAGACCACCGTGGAGGTGGCCTGGTGCGAGCTGCAG ACCCAGCGGCTGACCCGCGCCGAGCGCCAGCGTTTCGGAGAGGAGGTGGAGATGCTCAAGGGGCTCCAGCACCCAAATATCGTTCGTTTTTTCGACTCGTGGAAGTCGGGGCCGAACGGTCGCAAGTGCACGGTCCTGGTGACCGAGCTCATGACGTCGGGGACGCTCAAGAC TTACCTTCGCAGATTCCGTCCCATGAAGCTGAAACTGCTTCAGCGTTGGAGCTTCCAGATCCTCAAAGGCCTTCACTTCCTGCACTCGCGCAGCCCTCCTATCCTGCACCGCGACCTCAAGTGTGACAACGTGTTCATCACGGGACCCTCGGGCTCCGTCAAGATCGGAGACCTCGGCCTGGCCACCCTCAAGAAGGCCTCCTTCGCCAAGAGCGTCATCG GGACCCCGGAGTTCATGGCTCCCGAGATGTACGAGGAGAAGTACGACGAGGCGGTGGACGTGTACGCCTTCGGGATGTGCATCCTGGAGATGGCCACGTCCGAGTATCCGTACTCCGAGTGTGAAAACGCCGCTCAGATTTACCGCAAGGTCACCAGC GGAATCAAGCCGGACAGTTTATCCAAGGTCACAGTTCCCGAGCTGAAGGACATCATCGAGGGATGCATCCGCACCGACAGCAGCGAGAG GTTCACAGTTCAGGACCTCCTGGACCGGCGCTTCTTCCAGGCTGAGCTGGGCATTCACGTGGAGCCGGCAGAGGACGACGACGGCAGCAAGTCGGCGCTCATGCTGTGGTTGAGGATGGACGGCCCGAAGAGGCTTCACGGAAAGTACAAAGACAACAACGCCATCGAGTTCCTCTACGAGCTCCACAACGACGTGCCCGAGGTGGTCGCCCAGGAGATG GTGGTGCTGGGCTTCGTCTCCGAGGGCGACTGCAAGCTGGTGGCGGCGGCCATCCGAGACGGCGTCACCGCCGTCAAGCGGCGGCGGCTCAAACGGCGCCAGATGGCCGAAGAGGCCGCCCGGGAGATTGAACAGTGCCATCGGCGGGGGGGG AACTCCGAAGCTAGCGCCGCGCCTCGGCTACGAGCGCCGTCCCCTGCCGCGTCGACGTCATCCGCCGACGGGAGCCAAACTTTGGCCGCTACAG CGACGCGCCTGTCGgaggccccgccccctcccgtgGCTTTGCACCCCGGGGCCCGGCTGTCTAAGGCTCCGCCGTTTCCTGTCCTGCGGTACCCGAGG AGCCTGGCGGTGTTGCAACACGAGCCCGCGCAAGCGAGACACGGGGTCTCCTCACCTGCCGACAG CTGCGCATCTGACGTGACGTCGGGTTTGAGCGACGGGAACGACGGCCAATCGGACAAGAGCTACCGGGAGGTGACGGAGCGCCATCCTGACAGGAAGCTGAGGAGGAAAATGAGGGCGCAGCTGAGGCTCACGGGG GTGTCCGACATGGCCGACCGCGTGGTGGAATGTCAGCTGATCACTCATGACGGCAAGATGGTGACGTTCAAGTTTGACCTGGACGGAGACAACCCCGAAGACATCGCCTCCGTCATG TTGCACAGAGACTTCATCCTGGCGAGCGAGCGAACGGGATTCGTCCTGCGCATGTATGACATCATCAGTCGGGCGGAGTCCATGATGATGCAACAGAAGCAG accaagatggcggccgagcGCTTGTCCAGGACGCCGCTCAATG GCCCCCCCTCGGCCCCACCAGCTGCTCAGTACCCGGCGTACCCTCCCTACGCCGCCCCTCCTCAATGGCCGCCCTTGGCTCCCCCGCACCCCCCCCTCGTGGGCGTCCTGTCCCAGTGGCCACCTCCCGACCAACCCCTCTTCTCTCTGGCCAACGTGATGTCGTTAGCCGTGAGCATGGCGCACTCCTTGCTGCCCACGCACGGCAGCTACCGGCCCCCCGTCCGCACCTCCTTGCCTCCCGCGTCACCGGGATTGGGCCACGCCTCCGTCCGGGCGCCTTCGCCCGTCGGGACAGGGGCCGCCCATCAGGACGAGGTCCCCTTCGGTCCGGCACAG cttAAGTACCCCCCAAGCCTCCCCCCTCACG GTTCTGCCTCGCCCCCGTCCCTGCTGGCTCCGCCTCTTCCACACCTGCAA GCGCCGTCGACCGGACCGCCGGCCACACGTGACG CGGTGACTCCGCCCACCCGAACCGTGGGTCGTTTCCAAGTGACGAACTCGGAACCGCAGACGGCGCGCTCCCCGCCCCCGTCTCAGGCGAGCCAATCGGAGAGCTCCGAGAGCGTCTCCGAGGAAGGGAGCCGATCGGTGAGCAGTTGCGACGACGACGCGGGAGGACGGCCGGAGGAGCGAAGGAAGAGGAGCGGCCGCAAACTGATGGGCGGCGCGTGGGAGGGGACGTCCGGCGGGCAGTCGCGGAGCCGCTCTTACGCCACGTCCGACGACtcggaggacgacgacgacgacgcgtgCGACGAGCTGAAGGAGATCCGGGAAAG ACACCTGCTGGAGGTGCGGCGCTTACAGGCCAATCAGAAGCGAGAGATGGACGAGCTGTGCCAAAGGATGGGCAAAGGCTCGCCCCTCGGCGCGGTGGCCCCCGCCGCCATGTTGAACCGTCGCCTCCACAGGCCCGACGTGCCGCCGCCGGCAG GGATCATGAGAAGGCGCTCTTTGGAGAGGCCCAGCAGGGTGTCGTTTGTGCCGGGACACACGTATGTG CCAGACACCAACCTGAgcgttgaagaagaagaaacgcgATGA
- the wnk4b gene encoding serine/threonine-protein kinase WNK4 isoform X3, whose amino-acid sequence MEYDGETAEDRAAPTALSGSLAEDPSYGGSGSDSGEETGAPAPSSGSEADEAATEAVASSPDGRFLKFDIEIGRGSFKNVYKGLDTETTVEVAWCELQTQRLTRAERQRFGEEVEMLKGLQHPNIVRFFDSWKSGPNGRKCTVLVTELMTSGTLKTYLRRFRPMKLKLLQRWSFQILKGLHFLHSRSPPILHRDLKCDNVFITGPSGSVKIGDLGLATLKKASFAKSVIGTPEFMAPEMYEEKYDEAVDVYAFGMCILEMATSEYPYSECENAAQIYRKVTSGIKPDSLSKVTVPELKDIIEGCIRTDSSERFTVQDLLDRRFFQAELGIHVEPAEDDDGSKSALMLWLRMDGPKRLHGKYKDNNAIEFLYELHNDVPEVVAQEMVVLGFVSEGDCKLVAAAIRDGVTAVKRRRLKRRQMAEEAAREIEQCHRRGGNSEASAAPRLRAPSPAASTSSADGSQTLAATATRLSEAPPPPVALHPGARLSKAPPFPVLRYPRSLAVLQHEPAQARHGVSSPADSCASDVTSGLSDGNDGQSDKSYREVTERHPDRKLRRKMRAQLRLTGVSDMADRVVECQLITHDGKMVTFKFDLDGDNPEDIASVMLHRDFILASERTGFVLRMYDIISRAESMMMQQKQTKMAAERLSRTPLNGPPSAPPAAQYPAYPPYAAPPQWPPLAPPHPPLVGVLSQWPPPDQPLFSLANVMSLAVSMAHSLLPTHGSYRPPVRTSLPPASPGLGHASVRAPSPVGTGAAHQDEVPFGPAQLKYPPSLPPHGSASPPSLLAPPLPHLQAPSTGPPATRDAVTPPTRTVGRFQVTNSEPQTARSPPPSQASQSESSESVSEEGSRSVSSCDDDAGGRPEERRKRSGRKLMGGAWEGTSGGQSRSRSYATSDDSEDDDDDACDELKEIRERHLLEVRRLQANQKREMDELCQRMGKGSPLGAVAPAAMLNRRLHRPDVPPPAGIMRRRSLERPSRVSFVPGHTYVPDTNLSVEEEETR is encoded by the exons ATGGAGTACGACGGCGAAACGGCCGAGGACCGAGCGGCGCCGACGGCTCTTTCCGGGAGCCTCGCGGAGGACCCTTCCTACGGGGGGAGCGGCTCGGACTCGGGCGAGGAGACGGGGGCCCCGGCGCCGTCCTCGGGGTCGGAAGCGGACGAGGCCGCCACCGAGGCCGTGGCGTCCTCGCCGGACGGGCGCTTCCTCAAGTTCGACATCGAGATCGGACGAGGATCCTTCAAGAACGTCTACAAGGGCCTCGACACCGAGACCACCGTGGAGGTGGCCTGGTGCGAGCTGCAG ACCCAGCGGCTGACCCGCGCCGAGCGCCAGCGTTTCGGAGAGGAGGTGGAGATGCTCAAGGGGCTCCAGCACCCAAATATCGTTCGTTTTTTCGACTCGTGGAAGTCGGGGCCGAACGGTCGCAAGTGCACGGTCCTGGTGACCGAGCTCATGACGTCGGGGACGCTCAAGAC TTACCTTCGCAGATTCCGTCCCATGAAGCTGAAACTGCTTCAGCGTTGGAGCTTCCAGATCCTCAAAGGCCTTCACTTCCTGCACTCGCGCAGCCCTCCTATCCTGCACCGCGACCTCAAGTGTGACAACGTGTTCATCACGGGACCCTCGGGCTCCGTCAAGATCGGAGACCTCGGCCTGGCCACCCTCAAGAAGGCCTCCTTCGCCAAGAGCGTCATCG GGACCCCGGAGTTCATGGCTCCCGAGATGTACGAGGAGAAGTACGACGAGGCGGTGGACGTGTACGCCTTCGGGATGTGCATCCTGGAGATGGCCACGTCCGAGTATCCGTACTCCGAGTGTGAAAACGCCGCTCAGATTTACCGCAAGGTCACCAGC GGAATCAAGCCGGACAGTTTATCCAAGGTCACAGTTCCCGAGCTGAAGGACATCATCGAGGGATGCATCCGCACCGACAGCAGCGAGAG GTTCACAGTTCAGGACCTCCTGGACCGGCGCTTCTTCCAGGCTGAGCTGGGCATTCACGTGGAGCCGGCAGAGGACGACGACGGCAGCAAGTCGGCGCTCATGCTGTGGTTGAGGATGGACGGCCCGAAGAGGCTTCACGGAAAGTACAAAGACAACAACGCCATCGAGTTCCTCTACGAGCTCCACAACGACGTGCCCGAGGTGGTCGCCCAGGAGATG GTGGTGCTGGGCTTCGTCTCCGAGGGCGACTGCAAGCTGGTGGCGGCGGCCATCCGAGACGGCGTCACCGCCGTCAAGCGGCGGCGGCTCAAACGGCGCCAGATGGCCGAAGAGGCCGCCCGGGAGATTGAACAGTGCCATCGGCGGGGGGGG AACTCCGAAGCTAGCGCCGCGCCTCGGCTACGAGCGCCGTCCCCTGCCGCGTCGACGTCATCCGCCGACGGGAGCCAAACTTTGGCCGCTACAG CGACGCGCCTGTCGgaggccccgccccctcccgtgGCTTTGCACCCCGGGGCCCGGCTGTCTAAGGCTCCGCCGTTTCCTGTCCTGCGGTACCCGAGG AGCCTGGCGGTGTTGCAACACGAGCCCGCGCAAGCGAGACACGGGGTCTCCTCACCTGCCGACAG CTGCGCATCTGACGTGACGTCGGGTTTGAGCGACGGGAACGACGGCCAATCGGACAAGAGCTACCGGGAGGTGACGGAGCGCCATCCTGACAGGAAGCTGAGGAGGAAAATGAGGGCGCAGCTGAGGCTCACGGGG GTGTCCGACATGGCCGACCGCGTGGTGGAATGTCAGCTGATCACTCATGACGGCAAGATGGTGACGTTCAAGTTTGACCTGGACGGAGACAACCCCGAAGACATCGCCTCCGTCATG TTGCACAGAGACTTCATCCTGGCGAGCGAGCGAACGGGATTCGTCCTGCGCATGTATGACATCATCAGTCGGGCGGAGTCCATGATGATGCAACAGAAGCAG accaagatggcggccgagcGCTTGTCCAGGACGCCGCTCAATG GCCCCCCCTCGGCCCCACCAGCTGCTCAGTACCCGGCGTACCCTCCCTACGCCGCCCCTCCTCAATGGCCGCCCTTGGCTCCCCCGCACCCCCCCCTCGTGGGCGTCCTGTCCCAGTGGCCACCTCCCGACCAACCCCTCTTCTCTCTGGCCAACGTGATGTCGTTAGCCGTGAGCATGGCGCACTCCTTGCTGCCCACGCACGGCAGCTACCGGCCCCCCGTCCGCACCTCCTTGCCTCCCGCGTCACCGGGATTGGGCCACGCCTCCGTCCGGGCGCCTTCGCCCGTCGGGACAGGGGCCGCCCATCAGGACGAGGTCCCCTTCGGTCCGGCACAG cttAAGTACCCCCCAAGCCTCCCCCCTCACG GTTCTGCCTCGCCCCCGTCCCTGCTGGCTCCGCCTCTTCCACACCTGCAA GCGCCGTCGACCGGACCGCCGGCCACACGTGACG CGGTGACTCCGCCCACCCGAACCGTGGGTCGTTTCCAAGTGACGAACTCGGAACCGCAGACGGCGCGCTCCCCGCCCCCGTCTCAGGCGAGCCAATCGGAGAGCTCCGAGAGCGTCTCCGAGGAAGGGAGCCGATCGGTGAGCAGTTGCGACGACGACGCGGGAGGACGGCCGGAGGAGCGAAGGAAGAGGAGCGGCCGCAAACTGATGGGCGGCGCGTGGGAGGGGACGTCCGGCGGGCAGTCGCGGAGCCGCTCTTACGCCACGTCCGACGACtcggaggacgacgacgacgacgcgtgCGACGAGCTGAAGGAGATCCGGGAAAG ACACCTGCTGGAGGTGCGGCGCTTACAGGCCAATCAGAAGCGAGAGATGGACGAGCTGTGCCAAAGGATGGGCAAAGGCTCGCCCCTCGGCGCGGTGGCCCCCGCCGCCATGTTGAACCGTCGCCTCCACAGGCCCGACGTGCCGCCGCCGGCAG GGATCATGAGAAGGCGCTCTTTGGAGAGGCCCAGCAGGGTGTCGTTTGTGCCGGGACACACGTATGTG CCAGACACCAACCTGAgcgttgaagaagaagaaacgcgATGA
- the wnk4b gene encoding serine/threonine-protein kinase WNK4 isoform X1, which produces MVQKRKSQLFPVSGNQNPNQLRKRHARSWSRPSTASMLSTKSLLKKRKTSLAFQRRRDLMEYDGETAEDRAAPTALSGSLAEDPSYGGSGSDSGEETGAPAPSSGSEADEAATEAVASSPDGRFLKFDIEIGRGSFKNVYKGLDTETTVEVAWCELQTQRLTRAERQRFGEEVEMLKGLQHPNIVRFFDSWKSGPNGRKCTVLVTELMTSGTLKTYLRRFRPMKLKLLQRWSFQILKGLHFLHSRSPPILHRDLKCDNVFITGPSGSVKIGDLGLATLKKASFAKSVIGTPEFMAPEMYEEKYDEAVDVYAFGMCILEMATSEYPYSECENAAQIYRKVTSGIKPDSLSKVTVPELKDIIEGCIRTDSSERFTVQDLLDRRFFQAELGIHVEPAEDDDGSKSALMLWLRMDGPKRLHGKYKDNNAIEFLYELHNDVPEVVAQEMVVLGFVSEGDCKLVAAAIRDGVTAVKRRRLKRRQMAEEAAREIEQCHRRGGNSEASAAPRLRAPSPAASTSSADGSQTLAATATRLSEAPPPPVALHPGARLSKAPPFPVLRYPRSLAVLQHEPAQARHGVSSPADSCASDVTSGLSDGNDGQSDKSYREVTERHPDRKLRRKMRAQLRLTGVSDMADRVVECQLITHDGKMVTFKFDLDGDNPEDIASVMLHRDFILASERTGFVLRMYDIISRAESMMMQQKQTKMAAERLSRTPLNGPPSAPPAAQYPAYPPYAAPPQWPPLAPPHPPLVGVLSQWPPPDQPLFSLANVMSLAVSMAHSLLPTHGSYRPPVRTSLPPASPGLGHASVRAPSPVGTGAAHQDEVPFGPAQLKYPPSLPPHGSASPPSLLAPPLPHLQAPSTGPPATRDAVTPPTRTVGRFQVTNSEPQTARSPPPSQASQSESSESVSEEGSRSVSSCDDDAGGRPEERRKRSGRKLMGGAWEGTSGGQSRSRSYATSDDSEDDDDDACDELKEIRERHLLEVRRLQANQKREMDELCQRMGKGSPLGAVAPAAMLNRRLHRPDVPPPAGIMRRRSLERPSRVSFVPGHTYVPDTNLSVEEEETR; this is translated from the exons ATGGTTCAAAAGAGAAAATCGCAGCTGTTTCCTGTCTCAGGGAACCAGAATCCGAATCAGCTACGTAAACGACACGCGAGAAGTTGGAGCCGGCCAAGTACGGCGTCCATGTTGAGCACAAAAAG TCTtctcaaaaaaaggaaaacaagtttGGCATTCCAG CGGCGACGGGACCTCATGGAGTACGACGGCGAAACGGCCGAGGACCGAGCGGCGCCGACGGCTCTTTCCGGGAGCCTCGCGGAGGACCCTTCCTACGGGGGGAGCGGCTCGGACTCGGGCGAGGAGACGGGGGCCCCGGCGCCGTCCTCGGGGTCGGAAGCGGACGAGGCCGCCACCGAGGCCGTGGCGTCCTCGCCGGACGGGCGCTTCCTCAAGTTCGACATCGAGATCGGACGAGGATCCTTCAAGAACGTCTACAAGGGCCTCGACACCGAGACCACCGTGGAGGTGGCCTGGTGCGAGCTGCAG ACCCAGCGGCTGACCCGCGCCGAGCGCCAGCGTTTCGGAGAGGAGGTGGAGATGCTCAAGGGGCTCCAGCACCCAAATATCGTTCGTTTTTTCGACTCGTGGAAGTCGGGGCCGAACGGTCGCAAGTGCACGGTCCTGGTGACCGAGCTCATGACGTCGGGGACGCTCAAGAC TTACCTTCGCAGATTCCGTCCCATGAAGCTGAAACTGCTTCAGCGTTGGAGCTTCCAGATCCTCAAAGGCCTTCACTTCCTGCACTCGCGCAGCCCTCCTATCCTGCACCGCGACCTCAAGTGTGACAACGTGTTCATCACGGGACCCTCGGGCTCCGTCAAGATCGGAGACCTCGGCCTGGCCACCCTCAAGAAGGCCTCCTTCGCCAAGAGCGTCATCG GGACCCCGGAGTTCATGGCTCCCGAGATGTACGAGGAGAAGTACGACGAGGCGGTGGACGTGTACGCCTTCGGGATGTGCATCCTGGAGATGGCCACGTCCGAGTATCCGTACTCCGAGTGTGAAAACGCCGCTCAGATTTACCGCAAGGTCACCAGC GGAATCAAGCCGGACAGTTTATCCAAGGTCACAGTTCCCGAGCTGAAGGACATCATCGAGGGATGCATCCGCACCGACAGCAGCGAGAG GTTCACAGTTCAGGACCTCCTGGACCGGCGCTTCTTCCAGGCTGAGCTGGGCATTCACGTGGAGCCGGCAGAGGACGACGACGGCAGCAAGTCGGCGCTCATGCTGTGGTTGAGGATGGACGGCCCGAAGAGGCTTCACGGAAAGTACAAAGACAACAACGCCATCGAGTTCCTCTACGAGCTCCACAACGACGTGCCCGAGGTGGTCGCCCAGGAGATG GTGGTGCTGGGCTTCGTCTCCGAGGGCGACTGCAAGCTGGTGGCGGCGGCCATCCGAGACGGCGTCACCGCCGTCAAGCGGCGGCGGCTCAAACGGCGCCAGATGGCCGAAGAGGCCGCCCGGGAGATTGAACAGTGCCATCGGCGGGGGGGG AACTCCGAAGCTAGCGCCGCGCCTCGGCTACGAGCGCCGTCCCCTGCCGCGTCGACGTCATCCGCCGACGGGAGCCAAACTTTGGCCGCTACAG CGACGCGCCTGTCGgaggccccgccccctcccgtgGCTTTGCACCCCGGGGCCCGGCTGTCTAAGGCTCCGCCGTTTCCTGTCCTGCGGTACCCGAGG AGCCTGGCGGTGTTGCAACACGAGCCCGCGCAAGCGAGACACGGGGTCTCCTCACCTGCCGACAG CTGCGCATCTGACGTGACGTCGGGTTTGAGCGACGGGAACGACGGCCAATCGGACAAGAGCTACCGGGAGGTGACGGAGCGCCATCCTGACAGGAAGCTGAGGAGGAAAATGAGGGCGCAGCTGAGGCTCACGGGG GTGTCCGACATGGCCGACCGCGTGGTGGAATGTCAGCTGATCACTCATGACGGCAAGATGGTGACGTTCAAGTTTGACCTGGACGGAGACAACCCCGAAGACATCGCCTCCGTCATG TTGCACAGAGACTTCATCCTGGCGAGCGAGCGAACGGGATTCGTCCTGCGCATGTATGACATCATCAGTCGGGCGGAGTCCATGATGATGCAACAGAAGCAG accaagatggcggccgagcGCTTGTCCAGGACGCCGCTCAATG GCCCCCCCTCGGCCCCACCAGCTGCTCAGTACCCGGCGTACCCTCCCTACGCCGCCCCTCCTCAATGGCCGCCCTTGGCTCCCCCGCACCCCCCCCTCGTGGGCGTCCTGTCCCAGTGGCCACCTCCCGACCAACCCCTCTTCTCTCTGGCCAACGTGATGTCGTTAGCCGTGAGCATGGCGCACTCCTTGCTGCCCACGCACGGCAGCTACCGGCCCCCCGTCCGCACCTCCTTGCCTCCCGCGTCACCGGGATTGGGCCACGCCTCCGTCCGGGCGCCTTCGCCCGTCGGGACAGGGGCCGCCCATCAGGACGAGGTCCCCTTCGGTCCGGCACAG cttAAGTACCCCCCAAGCCTCCCCCCTCACG GTTCTGCCTCGCCCCCGTCCCTGCTGGCTCCGCCTCTTCCACACCTGCAA GCGCCGTCGACCGGACCGCCGGCCACACGTGACG CGGTGACTCCGCCCACCCGAACCGTGGGTCGTTTCCAAGTGACGAACTCGGAACCGCAGACGGCGCGCTCCCCGCCCCCGTCTCAGGCGAGCCAATCGGAGAGCTCCGAGAGCGTCTCCGAGGAAGGGAGCCGATCGGTGAGCAGTTGCGACGACGACGCGGGAGGACGGCCGGAGGAGCGAAGGAAGAGGAGCGGCCGCAAACTGATGGGCGGCGCGTGGGAGGGGACGTCCGGCGGGCAGTCGCGGAGCCGCTCTTACGCCACGTCCGACGACtcggaggacgacgacgacgacgcgtgCGACGAGCTGAAGGAGATCCGGGAAAG ACACCTGCTGGAGGTGCGGCGCTTACAGGCCAATCAGAAGCGAGAGATGGACGAGCTGTGCCAAAGGATGGGCAAAGGCTCGCCCCTCGGCGCGGTGGCCCCCGCCGCCATGTTGAACCGTCGCCTCCACAGGCCCGACGTGCCGCCGCCGGCAG GGATCATGAGAAGGCGCTCTTTGGAGAGGCCCAGCAGGGTGTCGTTTGTGCCGGGACACACGTATGTG CCAGACACCAACCTGAgcgttgaagaagaagaaacgcgATGA